AATGCCGCGCTTGAGGGACACGATGATCTGGCAAATCAATCTATCGAAAGTTTGATCACCAACCTGGACAGCGTACCAGACGATATCAAAACTGCTGTTCAAAACAACGGCGGCGGCCATGCCAACCACAGTTTGTTCTGGACGATTATGAGCCCCAATGGCGGTGGTGGGCCAACAGGCGCAGTCGCCAGCGCTATTGGATCCGATTTAGGCGGCGTGGAAGCGGCAAAGGAGCAATTTGTCACCGCTGCAACAACGCGCTTTGGCAGTGGGTGGGCCTGGCTCGTGGTCAAAGACGGCAAGCTCAATATTATGAGCACTGCCAATCAAGATAATCCACTCATGACGGGCGATGGGACGCCCATTCTCGGCCTCGATGTATGGGAACACGCTTATTATCTCAAGTATCAGAATTTGCGTCCCGACTATATTGAAGCCTGGACCAATACAATTAACTGGGACGAAGTCAACCGCCGTTACGAAGCTGCGCTATAAGTTTTTCAAAGGATATGAGAAATGGGTATTACTGTAGGTGACCAGGCACCAGATTTTACGTTGAAATCAAAATCTGGTGATGATATGAACGATATTTCTCTGAGCGATTACAGAGACAGCAAAAACGTCGTAATTTTGTTTTTCCCACTGGCTTATACCGGTGTCTGTACCGATGAAATGTGCTCGGTCAGCGGTGGTTTGGCCGATTACGACGCACTCGATGCACAGGTTTTGGGCATCAGTGTAGATAGTCCCTTTGCCCAGGAAGCATGGGCAAAAGAAAACGAGATTACCGTTCCCCTGCTCAGCGATTTCAACAAAGAAGTAAGCGCGGCTTATGGATCGCAATTCGAAGACCTGATTGGATTTAAGGGCGTGGCAAAGCGTTCGGCTTTCGTCGTAGATAAAACCGGTGTGGTGCGCTTTGCTTCTGTATCCGACGATCCAACCGAGTTGCCGGATTTTGATGCGATCAAAGCGTGTTTGCAAGCGTTGAGTTAATGGAGGCATTTATGGTTCGCGTCACAGAAACAGCAGCGGGCAAAATCAAAGAACTCCTGGACCGAGACGGACGTCCCGAAGATCACGGTTTGCGCCTGAAAGTGATCGGCGGCGGATGTTCTGGCCTTCAATATCAGCTCGATTTCGACGAGACAGTCCGCACAGATGACAGCGTAATCGAAGCCTATGGCGTTCGGGTCTTTGTCGATATGAAAAGCGCGCTCTTTTTGACAGGCACGGAACTGGACTACGACGATGGCCTGATGGGAACGGGGTTTCGGTTTAACAACCCCAATGCCAAAAATCAATGTGGATGTGGGGAATCGTTCAGCGTTTGAGTATCGCTTTGTAGAAATGCCGGTGTGCAGAAGGGAGGGGTCGTCTCGCGATTCCTCCCTTTTGGGTCCCTTAAAATATTTGGGACACTACATAATCCCTTTATCGCTTTAAGCCAGCTTCTGAGGAACAAAAACGCATGACGTCTATTTTTTACATACTTTTTCTTATTTGCGATGCGTATAACGCATCGGCGCAGTTTGTGCAGCAGCTTTTTGGAAACATCCTCAAACGCACCTGCGCTATGGATATAAAACCGGATTTGAATTTTGACAGGAGGCTCCAATGGACATGCTATTTCAGGGAGCTTCAATGGCAACGAACATTATCATCTATCTGGCAGTTGCCATTGCCCTTATTACGTTTGGAATCGGGTGGCTTGTTGGCACCCGCATTAGAGATCGAAAAATGCGAGATATTGAGCAACAGGCAGAGAAACGCGCAATCAAACTCGCGAAAAACGAAGACCGGGATCGCAAGGCTGCTTTTTTAGAAATTAAAAATAGCTGGTATGAAGAGAAGGCCGAAATTGAAAAGTCGTTTGATCAAAAACAGCGCGCCTTAGATCACCGAAACGAAGAATTACAGGAACAAGAGACTCGTCTCGCAAAACAAGCCGAAGTTGCAAGCCAGCGCGAAAAGACCTTAACGCGACGGGAACAAGAGGGAAATCAAAAAGCCGTCCGTTTGGAGAAACGAGAGCTGGAACTGACCGATATTCTCGATCAGCAACGGGCGCAATTGGAGCGTATTTCGGGCATGAATGCCGATCGCGCCCGCGAGATGCTACTCGAAAACATCCGAAATTCACTGCAGCAGACAGCCGCAAATATCGGCCGAGAAATTATCGATCACGCCAGGGAACGAGCCGACCGCGATGCGAAGAAAATTCTGGCACAGGCAATAGAACGCTGTTCCACAGATCAAACCGTACAGTCATCCATATCGGTTGTCACATTGCCCGATGATCATATCAAGGGGCGCATCGTCGGCAAAGAGGGGCGCAATATCATTGCTTTTGAAGCCGCTACAGGTGTGAAAGTCATTGTAAACGATACACCCGAGGCGGTTGTCTTATCCAGCTTTGATCCAGTTAAGCGCGATGTGGCGCGTCTGTCTATGGAGCAATTGGTGCGCGATGGCCGCATCAATCCAAGCCGCGTTGAAGCCGTTGTTGCAAATTGCGAAAAAAAGATCTATTCGCTCATTGCAGAAGAAGGTCGTCGGGCAGTGCGCGAATTGGGTATTGAATCAGTGCATCCCGAACTGGTCAAACTGATCGGGAAGCTCAAATATCGCACGAGTTACGGACAAAGCGTTTTGGGGCATTCCAAAGAAGTCGCTTTCCTGGCCGGAGCAATGGCAGCAGAATTGGGCATGGATGAAAAACTCGCGCGGCGATGTGGGCTATTGCACGATATCGGCAAAGCCGTGGACCAGGAACTCGAGGGCAAACACACCGACATTGGCGCGCATCTGGCTGGCAAATACGGCGAGGGGCAGGAAGTTATCAATGGCATTTTTTATCACCACGGCGAGGCAGAGGCTTCGACCCCCCTTTCATTTTTAGTCAAGGCAGCCGATGCGATTTCTTCATCGCGTCCCGGCGCTCGGCGTGACGATGCCGAAGGATATATCAAACGAGTTCGCGATTTAGAGGAGGTGGCGCAATCTTTCGATGGCGTGCGCGATGCTTATGCCATCAATGCCGGACGCGAAGTGCGCGTGCTG
This region of Gemmatimonadota bacterium genomic DNA includes:
- a CDS encoding superoxide dismutase → MAYQLPDLPYAYDALEPHIDARTMEIHHSKHHNAYVTNLNAALEGHDDLANQSIESLITNLDSVPDDIKTAVQNNGGGHANHSLFWTIMSPNGGGGPTGAVASAIGSDLGGVEAAKEQFVTAATTRFGSGWAWLVVKDGKLNIMSTANQDNPLMTGDGTPILGLDVWEHAYYLKYQNLRPDYIEAWTNTINWDEVNRRYEAAL
- the rny gene encoding ribonuclease Y; the encoded protein is MATNIIIYLAVAIALITFGIGWLVGTRIRDRKMRDIEQQAEKRAIKLAKNEDRDRKAAFLEIKNSWYEEKAEIEKSFDQKQRALDHRNEELQEQETRLAKQAEVASQREKTLTRREQEGNQKAVRLEKRELELTDILDQQRAQLERISGMNADRAREMLLENIRNSLQQTAANIGREIIDHARERADRDAKKILAQAIERCSTDQTVQSSISVVTLPDDHIKGRIVGKEGRNIIAFEAATGVKVIVNDTPEAVVLSSFDPVKRDVARLSMEQLVRDGRINPSRVEAVVANCEKKIYSLIAEEGRRAVRELGIESVHPELVKLIGKLKYRTSYGQSVLGHSKEVAFLAGAMAAELGMDEKLARRCGLLHDIGKAVDQELEGKHTDIGAHLAGKYGEGQEVINGIFYHHGEAEASTPLSFLVKAADAISSSRPGARRDDAEGYIKRVRDLEEVAQSFDGVRDAYAINAGREVRVLVNAGRVSDEQAKDLSFAIAERIREEMTYPGEVQITVIRQTIATDWAGRSGKRIPR
- a CDS encoding iron-sulfur cluster assembly accessory protein — protein: MVRVTETAAGKIKELLDRDGRPEDHGLRLKVIGGGCSGLQYQLDFDETVRTDDSVIEAYGVRVFVDMKSALFLTGTELDYDDGLMGTGFRFNNPNAKNQCGCGESFSV
- a CDS encoding redoxin domain-containing protein, coding for MGITVGDQAPDFTLKSKSGDDMNDISLSDYRDSKNVVILFFPLAYTGVCTDEMCSVSGGLADYDALDAQVLGISVDSPFAQEAWAKENEITVPLLSDFNKEVSAAYGSQFEDLIGFKGVAKRSAFVVDKTGVVRFASVSDDPTELPDFDAIKACLQALS